CGGCCCGAATAAAAACCAATCTCTTATAGTTTTTCAGGATGATTCCCATCAGATACTCGGCGCGTTTTTCACCCCAACGCGCCACCATCGCCTGATAGTCATCGAAGGGAGTGATGGCGGCATCGATCCAGCCTCGGGTCAGATAATAGGTTCCCGGATCGGCCAGGACCAGCCGACGATACTCCTGTCTGGAACCAAGGAACAGACTGATACAATCGTCAATCTTGGGAATCACCAGCCGACACCCGCCGGCCGTGATCCCATCCGCGGCCCCGGAACAGAGACCATAGGCCAGGATCACGGCGCTGAAGTTTGCTCCAGAGGCATCGATCACCTTTTGCAACTCCAGCCGCAAGGATTCCGGCCGCACATGGAGACCGGCGTCCAGGGCCTGAGTCTCGGTCTCCACCGTCAGGTAAGGAGCCAGAGCCTCCAGGACCACCGGACAACCGA
The sequence above is a segment of the Pseudomonadota bacterium genome. Coding sequences within it:
- a CDS encoding DUF1638 domain-containing protein; amino-acid sequence: MMQPNETAGRKAGDAKPTRQKIIGCPVVLEALAPYLTVETETQALDAGLHVRPESLRLELQKVIDASGANFSAVILAYGLCSGAADGITAGGCRLVIPKIDDCISLFLGSRQEYRRLVLADPGTYYLTRGWIDAAITPFDDYQAMVARWGEKRAEYLMGIILKNYKRLVFIRAEPGAGLETYEVYTRKIAQKFNLRAEFMTGSADLMQKLVRGPWGDDFVVVPPGRTLTRKDFN